From the Oceanicaulis alexandrii DSM 11625 genome, one window contains:
- a CDS encoding translocation/assembly module TamB domain-containing protein: MTRLLLTTAVASVLALTGCIDVTIGTPAYASSSDSSLRGGDFTAVLDEPGDFRLAGADVRVSGEVSGRLRVSAADFIARDFHAGAVAITAADIAFTGDVDGPVTLTASDVAWRGSIGGGAEIRAADLDFDGRLDGRLFAQVADAHLSGSFADIDVSAADLELDRDSHVQGDVRANVADFEQDGVIDGRLDLSARSVWINGDLNAPMVLNVDPGRGRLDPEDGLVELNGRSVGGSICARRVVVRGQVNGPLTIMADAPPEVLQGAQANDISFTARNGQRCERNS; this comes from the coding sequence ATGACACGTCTCCTTCTCACCACAGCCGTCGCCAGCGTCCTGGCGTTGACCGGCTGCATAGATGTAACGATCGGAACGCCGGCTTACGCCTCGAGCAGCGACAGCAGTCTCAGGGGCGGGGATTTTACAGCGGTTCTGGATGAGCCTGGTGATTTTCGACTGGCGGGCGCCGATGTGCGCGTGTCCGGAGAAGTCTCAGGCCGGCTGCGGGTCAGTGCAGCCGATTTCATCGCACGCGATTTTCACGCCGGCGCTGTGGCGATCACGGCGGCCGACATCGCCTTCACGGGTGATGTGGACGGACCGGTGACGCTCACCGCATCCGATGTCGCCTGGCGCGGCAGCATAGGCGGAGGCGCGGAAATCCGGGCTGCGGATCTGGACTTTGACGGCCGCCTGGACGGACGTCTGTTTGCACAGGTCGCGGATGCGCATCTGTCCGGCTCTTTTGCTGATATCGATGTTTCAGCAGCGGATCTGGAACTGGATCGCGACAGTCATGTTCAGGGTGATGTGCGCGCCAATGTCGCCGACTTTGAACAGGACGGCGTCATTGATGGGCGTCTGGATCTGAGCGCCCGGTCTGTCTGGATCAATGGCGATCTCAACGCGCCCATGGTTCTGAATGTGGACCCGGGGCGAGGGCGGCTGGACCCAGAAGACGGTCTGGTCGAGCTGAACGGCCGCTCTGTCGGCGGTTCGATCTGTGCGCGCCGTGTGGTCGTGCGGGGGCAGGTGAATGGCCCGCTGACCATCATGGCGGATGCGCCGCCTGAAGTGCTTCAAGGCGCTCAGGCGAATGACATCAGTTTCACGGCCCGCAATGGCCAGCGTTGCGAACGCAACTCGTAA
- a CDS encoding TolB-like translocation protein has product MKIVRTGVLYLVLVAGFGAAGQAGSAIAQPPSLAPYLDQPPPGLTPEPFAPGLVSSPGYEYGGVFSPDMDAFYFIRGRDESSAQDFVVFKYEDADWRETVLSPRVGQPFVAPDGDTLHLGGRYMERTDAGWSEIYSLGQPFDDFQIMRLTTSSAGTYVFDEIGSADGDGVLRYSRLVEGVREAPRPFNAAINTGTFNAHPFIAPDESYILWDGRRPSGFGDSDIYISFRQADGDWGPAINLGEAINTPAWEASASVTPDGRYLFFHRLIGSADGDGLPDVDIYWVDAQILDTLRPD; this is encoded by the coding sequence ATGAAGATCGTACGGACGGGCGTTTTGTATCTTGTGCTGGTGGCGGGGTTTGGCGCTGCCGGACAGGCTGGATCCGCCATAGCACAACCTCCTTCCCTGGCTCCCTATCTGGACCAGCCGCCGCCCGGTCTGACCCCGGAACCCTTCGCCCCCGGCCTGGTGTCGTCTCCTGGCTATGAATATGGCGGCGTTTTCTCACCGGATATGGACGCCTTCTACTTCATCCGCGGCAGAGATGAGAGCAGCGCCCAGGACTTCGTCGTTTTCAAATATGAGGATGCCGACTGGCGCGAGACGGTGCTGTCGCCTCGGGTCGGTCAGCCTTTCGTCGCTCCTGATGGAGACACGCTGCATCTGGGCGGGCGCTATATGGAGCGCACAGATGCTGGATGGTCGGAGATATACTCGCTGGGGCAGCCGTTCGATGACTTCCAGATCATGCGTCTCACGACGTCATCCGCCGGAACCTATGTGTTTGACGAAATCGGCTCCGCGGACGGGGATGGCGTGCTGAGGTATTCACGGCTGGTTGAGGGCGTTCGCGAAGCGCCCAGACCTTTCAACGCTGCGATCAATACGGGAACTTTCAACGCTCACCCCTTCATCGCGCCTGATGAGTCCTACATCTTATGGGATGGCCGCAGGCCGAGCGGATTTGGCGACTCGGACATCTATATCAGTTTCCGGCAGGCGGACGGGGACTGGGGGCCGGCGATCAATCTGGGCGAAGCGATCAATACGCCCGCTTGGGAGGCTTCTGCGAGCGTCACCCCGGATGGCCGGTATCTCTTCTTTCACAGGTTGATTGGTTCTGCTGACGGGGACGGCCTGCCTGATGTCGATATCTATTGGGTGGACGCACAAATTCTCGACACGCTTCGCCCCGACTGA